From Candidatus Manganitrophus morganii, the proteins below share one genomic window:
- a CDS encoding HEAT repeat domain-containing protein: protein MFPRIKTFLFVVMVFFYASPSLMAQSSDPLPERLRSGQSFVRLLALQEVGRFALSEQVHYLPLLVEALEDKDADVQLNAAVLLASLGNETESAVPVMVAYLREPDNERRDVVMTLVSNLRRTAIPALIDALRDEDPNIRLGACQTLGKMGKGAEEAIPTLIDLLDEVSQDVPDCASVALGKIGKVDDLIEIIQSGSDRQRELISKNAFYHLPEEIDPTEALIELVRSEESHPKARLSAVNALGSRGSKSKNAVSPLVAAMADQEIGFAAASALGKIGLSALSNTIEALGSTNFIVRSWAAYAIKSMEQPAVEAVPSLIKLLDDQELIVSLDAKSALERIGTSKALEAVRRSSISLR, encoded by the coding sequence ATGTTCCCACGAATAAAAACATTCTTGTTCGTCGTGATGGTTTTCTTCTATGCTTCGCCCTCGCTCATGGCCCAATCGTCCGACCCTCTGCCGGAGCGGCTTCGGTCGGGCCAATCGTTTGTGCGTTTGCTGGCTTTGCAGGAGGTCGGCCGATTCGCGCTTTCAGAACAGGTGCACTACCTCCCTCTTCTGGTAGAAGCGCTCGAAGATAAAGACGCGGATGTTCAGCTCAATGCAGCGGTGCTCCTTGCGTCGTTGGGAAATGAAACCGAGTCGGCGGTACCTGTCATGGTTGCTTATCTTCGAGAGCCGGACAACGAAAGACGCGACGTCGTGATGACCTTGGTTTCCAATCTGCGTCGTACGGCGATCCCGGCCCTCATCGACGCTTTAAGAGACGAAGACCCGAACATTCGTCTTGGAGCCTGCCAGACGTTGGGAAAAATGGGAAAAGGAGCGGAAGAAGCGATCCCGACCCTGATCGATCTGCTCGATGAAGTGAGCCAGGATGTTCCTGATTGCGCCTCTGTCGCGTTGGGAAAGATCGGCAAGGTCGATGATCTTATCGAAATCATCCAAAGCGGAAGCGATCGGCAGAGAGAGTTGATTTCAAAAAACGCATTTTATCATTTACCCGAAGAGATTGATCCGACAGAAGCGCTGATCGAGCTCGTAAGAAGCGAAGAGAGTCACCCGAAAGCGCGCCTGTCCGCGGTGAATGCGCTTGGCTCCCGCGGCTCCAAATCGAAAAATGCCGTTTCTCCGCTCGTTGCCGCGATGGCTGATCAGGAGATCGGTTTTGCAGCGGCGAGCGCGCTCGGAAAGATCGGTCTCTCCGCATTGTCGAATACGATTGAAGCGCTCGGTTCAACCAATTTTATCGTTCGCTCGTGGGCGGCTTACGCGATCAAATCGATGGAGCAGCCCGCGGTTGAAGCCGTCCCCTCCCTCATCAAGCTCCTCGATGATCAGGAATTGATCGTCAGCTTGGATGCGAAGTCCGCCCTCGAAAGGATTGGAACATCGAAAGCGCTTGAAGCCGTAAGGCGATCCAGTATCAGCCTCCGATAA
- a CDS encoding gamma-glutamyl-gamma-aminobutyrate hydrolase family protein produces MSPPLIGITTYGRGENNRFYLPAQYVDAVRRAGGIPLLLPPGEPHTESLLVQLEGLILTGGGDIDPALYGGAPHPAIYMVDPERDKSEIALVQYSAQSALPTLGVCRGSQVINVALGGTLIEHLPDAVGETIFHRLPPREPTQHSIRLTAGCRLAEILFQEEFLAPSWHHQAIRQPAPGLKVVAQAPDGTAEAVEMSDHPWLIGVQWHPELAAADEPLHQKLFNALVSAASDWKRR; encoded by the coding sequence ATGTCCCCTCCGCTCATTGGGATCACCACCTACGGCCGCGGTGAGAACAACCGCTTTTATCTTCCGGCGCAGTATGTCGATGCGGTCCGCCGCGCCGGGGGCATTCCGCTCCTCCTTCCTCCCGGAGAGCCTCACACGGAGAGTCTCTTGGTCCAACTCGAAGGGTTGATTCTGACCGGCGGCGGGGATATCGATCCGGCCCTCTACGGCGGCGCCCCCCATCCGGCGATCTACATGGTCGATCCGGAGCGGGATAAAAGCGAGATCGCCCTGGTCCAATACAGCGCGCAATCGGCGTTGCCGACGTTGGGAGTTTGCCGCGGCAGCCAGGTCATCAACGTCGCCCTGGGGGGGACATTGATCGAACACCTCCCCGATGCGGTCGGTGAAACGATCTTCCACCGGCTCCCGCCCCGGGAGCCGACACAACATTCGATTCGGCTCACGGCGGGATGCCGTCTCGCCGAAATCCTCTTTCAAGAGGAATTCCTCGCCCCCTCCTGGCATCATCAGGCGATTCGCCAGCCGGCCCCCGGTTTGAAAGTGGTCGCGCAGGCTCCCGACGGAACAGCGGAGGCGGTCGAGATGTCCGATCATCCTTGGCTGATCGGGGTTCAGTGGCATCCGGAGCTGGCCGCCGCCGATGAGCCGCTTCATCAAAAGCTCTTCAATGCCCTCGTCAGCGCCGCTTCAGATTGGAAACGAAGATAA
- a CDS encoding glutamine synthetase family protein — MSSKIPGMLTQDELARRVSAGEIDTVLLVFTDHYGRFMGKRLDADFFLEDAAKKGTHACDYLLTVDMEMEPVPGYRFANWEKGYGDFHLVPDFATLRVASWLEKTALLICDVENEKNHRPVVQAPRSILRKQIDRAAKMGYRAIAASELEYYIYKNSYRDAAAKGYNGLEPAGWYLEDYHALQGAREEGFNGAARRHLKHSGIPVETSKGEWGLGQHELNVRYADILTMADRHVIFKQCLKEIAEQMGLSVTFMAKIAADQAGSSCHIHLSLWQKNHPAFPGKQRLGPVACSETFRWFLGGWIAHVPEMMVFYAPTINSYKRYQAGSWAPTRMAWSYDNRTAGFRVVGEGNSLRIECRIPGADCNPYLAFAAALASGLDGIENRIEPPPIFEGDVYAAQHLPRVPRTLREATDLFEKSGFAKRALGEEVAEHYLHFYRTEQEAYDKAVTDWERRRYFERI; from the coding sequence ATGTCATCGAAAATTCCAGGCATGTTGACGCAGGATGAGCTCGCCCGGCGGGTGAGCGCGGGGGAGATCGATACGGTCCTGCTCGTCTTCACCGATCACTACGGCCGCTTCATGGGAAAGCGGCTCGACGCCGATTTCTTTTTGGAAGACGCCGCCAAAAAGGGGACCCACGCCTGCGATTATCTCCTGACGGTCGACATGGAGATGGAGCCGGTGCCGGGATACCGGTTCGCCAATTGGGAGAAGGGCTATGGCGACTTTCATCTCGTTCCCGACTTCGCCACGCTGCGGGTCGCGAGCTGGCTGGAGAAGACGGCGCTCCTGATTTGCGACGTGGAGAACGAGAAGAACCATCGTCCAGTGGTCCAGGCGCCCCGTTCGATTTTGAGAAAACAGATCGACCGGGCTGCAAAGATGGGGTACCGGGCGATCGCCGCCTCGGAGCTCGAGTATTATATCTACAAAAACTCTTACCGCGACGCCGCGGCCAAAGGCTACAACGGGCTAGAGCCGGCCGGCTGGTATCTGGAAGATTATCATGCCCTGCAGGGGGCGCGCGAAGAGGGGTTCAACGGCGCGGCCCGCCGCCACCTCAAACACTCCGGCATCCCGGTGGAGACCTCGAAAGGGGAGTGGGGGCTGGGGCAACATGAGTTGAATGTCCGCTACGCCGACATCCTCACCATGGCCGACCGCCACGTGATCTTCAAGCAATGCTTGAAGGAGATCGCCGAGCAGATGGGATTAAGCGTCACTTTCATGGCGAAGATCGCAGCCGACCAGGCCGGATCGAGCTGTCACATCCACTTGAGCCTCTGGCAGAAGAATCACCCCGCCTTTCCCGGAAAACAGCGCCTCGGTCCGGTCGCCTGTTCCGAAACCTTTCGCTGGTTCCTCGGCGGCTGGATCGCCCATGTCCCGGAGATGATGGTCTTCTATGCGCCGACCATCAATTCATACAAACGATACCAGGCCGGCTCCTGGGCGCCGACGCGGATGGCCTGGAGCTACGATAACCGGACCGCCGGCTTCCGCGTGGTGGGGGAAGGGAACAGCCTGCGGATCGAGTGCCGGATCCCCGGCGCCGATTGCAATCCGTACCTCGCCTTCGCCGCCGCGCTGGCCTCCGGACTCGACGGTATCGAGAACCGGATCGAGCCGCCGCCGATCTTCGAGGGAGATGTCTACGCGGCGCAGCATCTCCCCCGCGTTCCGCGCACCCTCCGCGAAGCGACCGATCTCTTCGAGAAGAGCGGATTCGCCAAGCGCGCTTTAGGCGAAGAAGTGGCCGAGCACTACCTTCACTTCTATCGAACGGAGCAGGAAGCGTACGACAAAGCAGTGACCGATTGGGAACGCCGACGATATTTTGAAAGGATCTGA
- a CDS encoding aldehyde dehydrogenase family protein: MYLKVINPYDQKLLIELPFDRGKEIEGKVAGARKAYERWRRLSLEERARRVEQGLKYFRDHADEIARDITLQMGKPLTQARNEVKGFFHRAEYMLSIAKETLAPEILPGKPGFHLRIEHAPLGVVYNIAPWNYPLLTAVNVVVPALLAGNSVLLKHSPLTPLIGRHFEAAFGELDPPNLVTSLILTDRDASQLIGDPRINYVAFTGSVATGRKVYQQAAKRLIDAGLELGGKDPAYVAADADLDFAAENIVDGACYNAGQSCCAVERVYVHHSLYKKFIERAREVMKQYQLGNPIDEKTTLGPLARREALPFLESQVKEGVRRGARLLLGGKRVKGMKGNFFEPTLLTDVPNHAKVMQEESFGPLVPVLSVKDDGEALARMNESRYGLTASIWTRDRMRAELIARELEAGTVFQNRCDYLDPCLPWTGARESGIGSTLSRYGFYHLTRRKGIHFRAR, encoded by the coding sequence GTGTATCTGAAAGTCATTAATCCTTATGATCAAAAACTTCTCATCGAGCTGCCGTTCGACCGGGGAAAGGAGATCGAAGGGAAAGTCGCCGGCGCGCGCAAGGCGTATGAGCGATGGCGCCGTCTTTCTCTGGAAGAACGGGCGCGCCGCGTCGAGCAGGGGCTGAAATACTTTCGAGATCATGCCGACGAAATCGCCCGCGACATCACGCTGCAGATGGGAAAACCGTTGACACAGGCGCGGAATGAGGTGAAGGGCTTCTTCCATCGGGCCGAATATATGCTCTCGATCGCGAAGGAAACCCTCGCCCCCGAGATCCTTCCGGGAAAGCCTGGTTTTCATCTTCGGATCGAGCATGCGCCGCTCGGCGTCGTCTACAACATCGCCCCCTGGAACTATCCGCTGCTGACCGCGGTGAATGTGGTCGTTCCGGCGCTCCTGGCGGGGAACAGCGTCCTGTTGAAACACAGTCCGCTTACACCGCTGATCGGCCGCCACTTTGAAGCGGCCTTCGGCGAGCTCGACCCGCCGAATCTCGTCACCAGCCTCATTCTAACCGACAGGGACGCCTCTCAGCTGATCGGCGACCCACGGATCAACTACGTTGCCTTCACCGGATCGGTCGCCACCGGAAGGAAGGTCTATCAGCAAGCGGCAAAGCGACTGATCGACGCGGGGCTCGAGCTGGGAGGAAAAGATCCGGCCTACGTGGCCGCGGATGCCGATCTCGACTTTGCCGCGGAGAACATCGTCGACGGCGCCTGCTACAACGCCGGGCAGTCGTGCTGCGCGGTGGAGCGGGTCTATGTCCATCACTCCCTCTATAAAAAATTCATCGAGCGGGCGAGAGAAGTAATGAAACAATATCAGCTCGGCAATCCGATCGACGAGAAGACGACGCTCGGTCCACTCGCCCGCCGGGAAGCGTTGCCGTTTTTGGAAAGCCAGGTGAAGGAGGGGGTTCGCCGCGGGGCGCGGCTTCTTCTCGGCGGAAAACGGGTCAAGGGGATGAAGGGAAATTTCTTCGAGCCGACTTTATTGACCGACGTTCCGAACCACGCCAAGGTAATGCAAGAGGAGAGCTTCGGTCCGCTCGTCCCGGTCCTCTCGGTCAAAGACGACGGCGAGGCGCTCGCCCGGATGAACGAGAGCCGCTACGGCCTCACCGCCTCCATCTGGACACGCGATCGGATGCGGGCCGAGCTCATCGCGCGGGAGTTGGAGGCGGGGACCGTTTTCCAAAACCGCTGCGACTACCTCGATCCTTGCTTGCCCTGGACAGGAGCGAGAGAAAGCGGAATCGGCTCGACGTTGTCACGATACGGGTTCTATCACCTGACGAGACGGAAGGGGATTCATTTCAGAGCGAGATAG
- a CDS encoding glycoside hydrolase family 15 protein, protein MALQTIPKISDYALIGDSRCAALISNTGSIDWLCLPRFDSPSIFNRLLDCLRGGYFAIRPTGAYSTRRRYIHDTNLLITEFHTRSGIVRMTDFMPALTEEEKQEMMIPFRSILRIVEGIDGNVEMEVDCFPRPNDGQLIPQFKRRGREGYFADIDGGLFHLASDCFMEMKREGLSGKWTIGGGERSVFWLAYARDAPAVYPRLDEGVDDVKERSIRYWRAWAGGCNYRGPYRDAVVRSALILKLLSFAPSNAIVAAPITSLPEAIGFNRNWDYRYCWLRDASFTAQIFFRLGFREEAAGFVQWLMHATRLTQPSLKVVYDVYGRLGKPQREVEYLEGYRGSRPVRVGNNAEAQYQLDVYGEVMDALWLYTQNGCRFDRDMQRSFCRMADYVADHWSYPDHGIWEIPGPRQHYVHSKVLCWTALDRALHIAQRLGLSCDQRRWERTGREIREIILREGFHPALGSFTQTLGGSALDATAFIFPLVGFIEPKDPRLKWTVDALEKELALEDLVYRYRIDDGLEGEEGTFLACAFWRVEALCMLDRRAEAAALFEKLNRRANEVGLYSEEIREDGFFLGNFPQALSHLSHIAAALRLADHKL, encoded by the coding sequence ATGGCGCTTCAAACGATTCCCAAAATTTCAGATTACGCCCTCATCGGCGACTCCCGCTGCGCGGCGCTCATCTCCAACACCGGGTCGATCGATTGGCTCTGTCTGCCCCGGTTCGACAGCCCGTCTATCTTTAACCGTCTCCTCGACTGTCTGCGCGGAGGTTATTTCGCCATCCGGCCAACGGGCGCCTACTCGACCCGGCGCCGCTACATCCACGACACCAACCTCTTGATCACCGAGTTCCATACCCGAAGCGGCATCGTTCGAATGACCGATTTTATGCCGGCCCTGACGGAGGAAGAAAAGCAGGAGATGATGATCCCGTTCCGCAGCATCCTGCGGATTGTGGAGGGGATTGACGGAAATGTCGAGATGGAAGTGGACTGTTTTCCTCGCCCGAATGACGGACAGCTGATCCCCCAATTCAAACGCCGAGGCCGGGAAGGATATTTTGCCGATATCGACGGGGGACTCTTTCATCTTGCCTCCGATTGCTTTATGGAAATGAAGCGCGAGGGGCTGTCTGGGAAGTGGACGATCGGAGGCGGGGAGCGATCCGTCTTCTGGCTCGCCTATGCGCGGGATGCCCCGGCCGTTTATCCGCGGCTGGACGAAGGGGTCGATGATGTGAAGGAGCGTTCCATTCGATACTGGCGAGCGTGGGCCGGTGGCTGCAATTACCGGGGGCCCTACCGAGATGCGGTGGTTCGAAGCGCCCTCATTTTAAAGCTCCTCTCCTTCGCGCCCTCGAATGCCATTGTGGCGGCCCCGATAACGTCGCTCCCGGAGGCGATCGGATTCAACCGAAACTGGGACTATCGCTACTGCTGGCTGCGAGACGCCTCCTTCACGGCTCAGATCTTCTTCCGCCTCGGATTCCGAGAAGAAGCCGCCGGGTTTGTTCAGTGGCTCATGCATGCGACACGCCTGACGCAGCCCTCATTGAAGGTCGTGTATGACGTCTACGGCCGTCTTGGTAAACCTCAGCGGGAGGTCGAATATCTCGAAGGTTATCGCGGCTCGCGGCCGGTGCGGGTCGGCAACAACGCGGAAGCGCAATATCAGCTCGACGTCTACGGCGAAGTGATGGACGCTTTGTGGCTCTATACGCAGAACGGATGCCGTTTCGACAGGGACATGCAGCGGAGTTTCTGCCGGATGGCCGATTACGTCGCCGACCACTGGAGTTATCCCGACCACGGCATTTGGGAAATTCCCGGGCCGCGCCAGCATTACGTCCATTCCAAAGTGCTCTGTTGGACGGCGCTCGATCGAGCCTTACATATTGCTCAAAGACTCGGCCTCTCATGCGATCAAAGACGATGGGAACGAACGGGGAGGGAGATCCGGGAGATTATCCTGAGAGAAGGATTTCATCCGGCGCTCGGCAGCTTTACGCAAACGCTCGGAGGATCGGCGCTCGACGCAACCGCCTTTATCTTCCCGCTGGTCGGTTTTATCGAGCCGAAAGATCCGCGACTGAAATGGACGGTCGACGCCCTGGAAAAAGAGCTCGCCCTTGAAGATCTGGTCTACCGCTATCGGATCGACGACGGATTGGAGGGGGAAGAAGGAACCTTCCTCGCCTGCGCGTTCTGGCGGGTGGAGGCGCTCTGTATGCTCGATCGCCGCGCCGAAGCGGCCGCCCTCTTCGAGAAGCTCAACCGCCGGGCCAATGAAGTCGGTCTCTACTCGGAGGAAATTCGCGAAGACGGCTTCTTTCTCGGCAACTTCCCCCAGGCGCTCTCCCACCTTTCGCACATTGCGGCGGCGCTTCGACTGGCCGATCACAAGTTATAA
- a CDS encoding glucose 1-dehydrogenase produces MRLRDKVALITGAGSGIGMEAALLFSSEGAGIVAVDVNDAAGKETVKQIELKGGKAIYVHADVSKGDDCNKMVAAAEQTFGKLNILFNNAGIMDSNDDNAMTTEETVWEKTMAINLKGVFLGCKYGIPALKRAGGGSIINTASFVAVLGAATPQLAYTASKGGVLAMTRELAVIHAREGIRVNALCPGPLRTELLMKFLNTEQKKQRRLVHIPMGRFGEAREIAKAALFLASDDSSYMTGASLMVDGGITAAYVTPE; encoded by the coding sequence ATGCGGTTAAGAGATAAGGTCGCTCTGATCACGGGGGCGGGAAGTGGAATCGGGATGGAAGCGGCCCTCCTTTTTTCGAGCGAAGGGGCCGGGATCGTGGCGGTCGATGTCAACGACGCCGCCGGAAAAGAGACGGTGAAACAGATCGAATTGAAGGGGGGCAAGGCGATCTATGTCCACGCAGACGTTTCCAAAGGGGATGACTGTAACAAGATGGTCGCCGCGGCGGAACAGACCTTCGGAAAACTGAACATTCTTTTCAACAATGCCGGGATCATGGACAGCAACGACGACAACGCCATGACGACCGAAGAAACGGTCTGGGAGAAAACGATGGCGATCAACCTCAAAGGGGTTTTCCTCGGCTGCAAATATGGCATTCCCGCGTTAAAAAGGGCCGGAGGGGGATCGATCATCAACACCGCCTCGTTCGTCGCCGTCCTCGGCGCGGCCACCCCGCAACTGGCCTACACGGCGAGCAAAGGGGGGGTTCTCGCGATGACGCGGGAATTGGCGGTGATTCATGCGCGGGAGGGAATTCGGGTCAACGCCCTCTGCCCCGGTCCGCTCCGGACGGAGTTGTTGATGAAGTTCCTGAACACGGAGCAGAAGAAGCAGCGGCGGCTGGTCCACATTCCGATGGGCCGGTTCGGGGAAGCGAGGGAGATCGCCAAGGCGGCCCTTTTCCTCGCCTCCGACGATTCGTCGTACATGACCGGCGCGTCGTTGATGGTAGACGGCGGGATCACCGCCGCGTATGTGACGCCGGAGTAA